From one Streptomyces sp. R41 genomic stretch:
- the rph gene encoding ribonuclease PH yields MSRIDGRTPEQLRPITIQRGWSKHAEGSVLVSFGDTKVFCTASVTEGVPRWRKGSGEGWVTAEYSMLPRATNTRGDRESVRGKIGGRTHEISRLIGRSLRAVIDYKALGENTIVLDCDVLQADGGTRTAAITGAYVALADAVTWAQGKKLVKAGRKPLTGTVSAVSVGIVGGVPLLDLCYEEDVKADTDMNVVCTGDGRFVEVQGTAEAQPFDRKELGALLDLAVAGCDELAAIQRAALEATIEATAR; encoded by the coding sequence ATGTCTCGAATCGACGGCCGCACCCCCGAACAGCTGCGCCCCATCACCATCCAGCGCGGCTGGAGCAAGCACGCCGAGGGCTCCGTCCTCGTCTCCTTCGGCGACACCAAGGTGTTCTGCACCGCCTCCGTCACCGAGGGCGTCCCGCGCTGGCGCAAGGGCAGCGGCGAGGGCTGGGTCACCGCCGAGTACTCCATGCTTCCCCGCGCCACCAACACCCGCGGCGACCGCGAATCCGTACGCGGCAAGATCGGCGGCCGTACGCACGAGATCAGCCGCCTCATCGGCCGTTCCCTGCGCGCCGTCATCGACTACAAGGCGCTCGGCGAGAACACCATCGTCCTCGACTGCGACGTCCTCCAGGCCGACGGCGGCACGCGTACGGCGGCCATCACCGGCGCGTACGTGGCGCTCGCCGACGCCGTCACGTGGGCGCAGGGCAAGAAGCTGGTGAAGGCGGGCCGCAAGCCGCTGACGGGAACGGTGAGCGCCGTTTCCGTGGGCATCGTCGGCGGAGTCCCCCTCCTCGACCTCTGCTACGAGGAGGACGTGAAGGCCGACACCGACATGAACGTCGTCTGCACCGGCGACGGCCGCTTCGTCGAGGTCCAGGGCACGGCGGAGGCGCAGCCCTTCGACCGCAAGGAGCTGGGCGCCCTGCTGGACCTGGCGGTCGCGGGCTGCGACGAACTCGCGGCCATCCAGCGCGCGGCCCTGGAGGCGACGATCGAGGCAACCGCGCGTTAA
- a CDS encoding PTS glucose/sucrose transporter subunit IIB produces MATKAEKIVAGLGGIDNIEEVEGCITRLRTEVNDPSLVDEAALKAAGAHGVVKMGTAIQVVIGTDADPIAGEIEDMM; encoded by the coding sequence ATGGCCACCAAGGCTGAGAAGATCGTCGCCGGGCTCGGCGGGATCGACAACATCGAAGAGGTCGAGGGCTGCATCACCCGCCTGCGCACCGAGGTCAACGACCCCTCGCTGGTCGACGAGGCCGCCCTGAAGGCCGCCGGCGCCCACGGAGTCGTCAAGATGGGCACCGCCATCCAGGTCGTCATCGGCACCGACGCGGACCCGATCGCGGGCGAGATCGAAGACATGATGTGA